The following is a genomic window from Antechinus flavipes isolate AdamAnt ecotype Samford, QLD, Australia chromosome 3, AdamAnt_v2, whole genome shotgun sequence.
AGGCTCTCAGGGACATCATGAGGTGTGGTGGGAAGGGCAGTGGCCCCGGAGACCCGAGTGCGAATCACCAAGCCTTAGGTCTATCCCCTATTGCCTGCCTGGGTCTCAGCTTGCTCACCTGTAAGATGAGAAAATTAGACAAGTGACCTCAAAGACCCTATGAATGGGATCATGGCTCCATCACTctgtcagtaagcatttattaggtgcttcctgtatgccaggcactgtggggCCTGCTGGCTACAGAACTCTGGAGGAGCCCCAGCCTGCCCAAGAGCAGTGGCTAGCGCCAGACTCTGGACTCCCCAGCCCCTTGGGCTCTGCGCCCAGACCCGAGAGGGGCTGAGAACTCGGAGAGGAAAGCAAAATTGCCCCTTTGTTTTCCATTTGGAATGTGGCCACACGAACATGATTGTGCGAAGGGGCCCCGAGGCCATGAAGAGCTGCCCCCTGACCCCCTCAGCCGCAGACTGGAGGAAAGGCCGCCTTAGCAGGGTTGGAGCTGGGCCTTGAGGCAGAGCAGAGGCAGGAGAGCCGGGGGACGGCCACGGCGAGTGCCTGGGGATGGGAGATGATGCGGTTGTGTGTGAGTGGGGCTCCTTCAGTCTTCTGAAGCCCCTCctcctcgttttacagatgagcaaattccAGGGTCCCCTCTCCACATCCTTTCTCAGGTTCTGCACCTCGGGGGCACTCGGGGTCCCTCGGTCTCAGCCGAGTCAGAGGCGCCAGGCCTCTGAGCTCCCACCACCAGGAGCTGGGGCCTCCCCTCCTGCCAGGGGAACTGGTTTTTAATGAATCCTAAGCATCTGTAGTGAAGTGGGCGGCTGTGCCCTCTGTCCCCGAGGCACAGCTCCCAAGTTGCTTGCCTGGTTTCTTGCCAGTGACTTCTGGGAGAAAAGAACCTCTAAACCAATCTGGGAGCAGGGCCCAGCCCACCTGGCAGGACGGAGAGGGCCGGGGCAAACAGCTGAAACTGGGTGAAGGGCAGATCCAGGCAGGGCCCTGGCCCAGCCCCCACCCTGGCAAATCACCTCATTCGTTATGTCCTCCTCCAGCTGGCCTTCCTCGTTAGAATGGGAGCTTCTCCAGGGCAGGGGCACAAATAGCTCTGGGAATGTTTGCTGATTTATTTGTTACTATTCATTTTTTCACCCCTGTGACACACCAGACACTCTGCTAGGTAGTGGAGACCGAGGCAAAAGGCAAAGTCTCTGCCCTGGAGAAGCTTCCATCGGGGGCCACATTTATGAAGCGCCTGCCATTCATCAGGCACCGGGCTAAGCGTTGATGATTATCTCACTTGAGccaggaaaaggaaatatatgtatacacaaaacCAGTCCCAGGAAATAGAAGCTACACCCTCTGAGGGTCACCCTGAGCCCCTCAGACCTGATGTTACCCAACGGGGCCTGTATGCCCCTGCGGAGGGGTTTTTGGATGGGGAGGGTGGCCGCAATGCCAGTGGGCCAGTTCCCAGGGATTATTCCTTGGTCCATGGAAGGATCCCCACTAAGAGGCGGATGTTCCCGTCTGGGAACCAAGACCGATTGTCTTTTTTTGTGATTGATGTCCTTGATTTTGCATCCCTGAAGGATGTTCTCCGTGACTTTTCTGCCTGACCTCCTGCTCACCTGACCGTTCCTTATGGGAAGGAAACAGAAGCCGGCCGGCCAGAGTCCACCCCTGCAGTTGCCCCTTCCTCTAGGGCCCCAATCCGTCCCTGAATGGGGCTGGTGACGGTCTTGCTCGCAAGTGTCACCCGGGGTCTCGAGGGCCCCCAGAGAAGGAAGGGGTCCCGAGGGCCCCCAGAGAAGGAAGGGGTCCCGAGGGCCCCCAGAGAGGAAGGGGTCCTGTGGCCAGCGCAGCAGCCGCACAAGAGGTGGCCCACCCCCGCTAGGCGGGGGAGGAAGGGGGTCGGGGTCAGCCGTGAGGGAGGGGCTGCCAGGAGCTAGTTCTGCGCCCTCCCCTTCTCCTGCAGCAGGACTCGGCCGTGGGGGCGGGGCGGGACCCCCGGCTTCCTGCCGGCGCtcactccttctctctcctttgccAGAGGACGTGCTGGGCCTGGAGGTGTACCGGCCCTGGGAGTTCCTCCCGGGCTCCCCTTGCCGGAGTGTGCTCTTCCCGCTGCTGACCGCCGGCTCGGTCTTCTGGCTGCTGGAGCTGGCGGAGCAGCTGGGCCTGTGGCCGGGCGCCGTCAGCGGCTACAGCCTCCTGGTGGGGCCCCGCCTGGTCTTCACGGCGCTCTCCTTCGGCCTGGACTGGGGCGTGTACCGGGCGGCCGCGCGCTGGGGGGCCGAGCCCTGGCGCGCGCTGCTGCTGCTGGCCGGCTCCCACGTCACCCTGGTCTTCCACACGCGGACCCTGGCCAACGCCGTGGAGGGCGTGCTCTTCATGTGGCTGCTGGTGCTGGTGGCCCCGGGCGCCGACGGGAAGGCGAGCTCGCGGCGCGGGGGCCCCGGCTGGCTCCTGGGCGCGCTGCTGGCCGCGGGCTTCTTCAACCGGCCCACCTTCCTGGGCTTCGCGCTGCTGCCGCTGCTCTTCTGGGCCGGCGCCGGCGCGCTGCCCCCGAGCGCCAAGGCGCTGGGCCAGAGCGCGCTGGAGCTGCTCCCCGGGGCCACGCTGGTGGCCGGCCTCTTCGTGGCCGCCGACACGTGGTACTATTCGTGGCGCCTGGGGCTGGGCCCCGGGCCGGTCCTGACGCCCGCCCACTTCCTCGGCTACAACCTGGACCCCCAGAACCTGGCGCGGCACGGCACGCACCTCCGCCTCACGCACCTGGCCGTCAACGGCGTCCTGCTCTTTGGGCTGCTGCACGTCTCGGCCGTGATGAGCGCGTGGAAGGTGCTGAAGGAGAGCGTGGGCTCGCTGGCTCAGCTCCGGGCTCGCTGGGCGCGGGCCGCCGGCGGCCTCCCGGACAGGAGCACGGTCCTCCTGCTCTTCTACTTCGTCCCGCTGGCCCTGCTCTCCCTCTTCAGCCATCAGGAGCCTCGGTTCCTGGTGCCCCTCCTGGGGCCCCTCACCCTGCTCAGCAGCCAGAAGGGCCGCCCCCTGGGCCCGTGGAGAGCCGCCGCGGTCATTCTCTTCAACGGCCTCGGGGCCCTGTTCTTTGGCTGTCTGCATCAAGGCGGCCTGGTCCCCTGCCTGTCCCACCTGGAGCGGAGCATCCACTCCCCGGGGCTCAAGGGGCAGCCCTCCCACTACACCCTGCTCTTCACGCACACCTACATGCCGCCCCGCTACCTCCTCCGCCTGCGCGGGCAGGAGCCGCCCGTGGAGGTCATCGACCTGGGCGGG
Proteins encoded in this region:
- the PIGZ gene encoding GPI mannosyltransferase 4, translated to MGRERSPETTATPLLSLGGSFLMLLIETKFCFSRLTCPTSDCVEGELPGPEMGAARVLWGGLSLLRIAWCLLPQTGYLHPDEFFQSPEVMAEDVLGLEVYRPWEFLPGSPCRSVLFPLLTAGSVFWLLELAEQLGLWPGAVSGYSLLVGPRLVFTALSFGLDWGVYRAAARWGAEPWRALLLLAGSHVTLVFHTRTLANAVEGVLFMWLLVLVAPGADGKASSRRGGPGWLLGALLAAGFFNRPTFLGFALLPLLFWAGAGALPPSAKALGQSALELLPGATLVAGLFVAADTWYYSWRLGLGPGPVLTPAHFLGYNLDPQNLARHGTHLRLTHLAVNGVLLFGLLHVSAVMSAWKVLKESVGSLAQLRARWARAAGGLPDRSTVLLLFYFVPLALLSLFSHQEPRFLVPLLGPLTLLSSQKGRPLGPWRAAAVILFNGLGALFFGCLHQGGLVPCLSHLERSIHSPGLKGQPSHYTLLFTHTYMPPRYLLRLRGQEPPVEVIDLGGAESGTLCQTLEQLTSQPICDSAGGDRLCRIFVVTPGTAREAAAGCPFSLKNETRVFPHVTLEDPPGLSALLSSRWKDSLGLYILEVGEQKGQ